Sequence from the Magallana gigas chromosome 4, xbMagGiga1.1, whole genome shotgun sequence genome:
attgagcccctttgtaacaggatggttttacagtcatatcacatattgagcattgcagttctcaagaagatgaTCAGACTTAAACAACTATTTATATATGgattataaacctacatcaaattttgaaccccttgtgaggtcGTAGAATTGTCCAGAGGCAAGAGTCtacacaattttaaagaacaaacaatatgtcaaaatgtttgcatataagtaaaaccatatatcataacatttgagtttttgtgaataattcaaatgttttcctttgtaaaattggaaccctccccccaatgtggcccaaccctactccTGAAgaatatgattttgaaaaattttaatctacactatctgaattGACTAAAGTTGGAGCTTTTCTAGACAATTTGTGTTTTAGAAGatgctttttaaagatttttccctatataatcctatgtaaaaatttgatatccccccccccattgtggccccaccctacccccggggatcatgatttgaacaaacttgaatcttcccAACCTCAAaatacttcaacacaagttgCAGCTTTTCTGCATGAtcggtttctgagaagaagattttgaaagatttttctctatatattctaatgtgaaaattcacccccccccctcactgAAGCCCCACCCTACTCATAAGGATcatgattttatcaaacttgaatctaacctaactgaggatgctttcacacaagttacaacTTTTCTGGCCGATcggtttctgaggagaagattttttaagatttactctatatgttcctttgtaaaattcaaccctccattgtggccccaatctacccctggggatcatgataacacttgaatctacactacctaaggatgcttccacacaagttgcaGCTTTTCTGCacgattggtttctgagaagaacagttttaaagatttactctatatattcctatgtaaaaatttgaccccccccccccattgtggccccaccctacccatggggATCATGGTAATAACTTTTCTGGCCAATCAGTTTCTGAGTAGaacagttttaaagatttttccttATATGTTCCTATATAAAatctcaaccccccccccccattgtggccccaccctacccccagggatcatgatttgaacaaacttaaatctacactacctgaggatgctttcacacaagtaacagcttttctggctgatcagtttcagagaagaagattttaaaagatttactctatatattcctaggtaaaaatttgaccccccattgtggccccaccctacccatggggatcatgatttgaacaaacttgaatctacactacctcaggatgcttccacacaagtttcagctttcctggctgatcagtttcagagaagaagatttttaaacatttactctatatcttcctatgtaaaaatcgaccccccattgtggctccaccctacccccctggatgatgatttgaacaaacatgaatcctcactacctgaggatgcttccatacaagtttcagcttttctggccaaatggtttttgagaagaagatttttgaaaaataccaacaaattttcaatgaatttttattatctccccttgaaagagggcatggcccttcattttaacaaacttaaatcccctatacctaaggatgctttgtgccaagtttggttgaaatcggcccagtggttttggagaagaagtcgaaaatgtaaaaagtttacggacggacagacagacagacagacggacgccggacaaaaagtgatcagaaaagctcatttgagctttcagctcaggtgagcttaaaaatattagaataagtaaatgaattatgttttgcgctgctttaaaaaaaacttagtatatttccttataaaataggtagtgatgcatttataatacaataactcatcatggctacaaaaatcaaagaaatttcaaagttcaaaaataaataattttctttctgctttaaacagtctttgaacaatttGGTTTGAGAGAAGaacagtggttttagagaagaagttcaaaatgtgaaaatttaaagaCGAACAGATGGACGAggaacaaaatgtgatcagaaaagcttcgCCTCGCCTGCAGGTATAAAATTAATAACCAGGTGTCACTACTTGACTATGTAACTAATAATACCTGTCCTTCGGGGACAATcagacctactcgttgctttgcaacgagctttgctctggtttttcttcttttagttagacaaaataaatttaccGTAAAGTCCCGTGTATAACACACACTCTTTTTCAgtcaaaatttgatcaaaagtggAGGGTGCGTAGTGTACATAGGACTAAAATTTTACCCCATTTTTCAAGCCGTGATTTTGGATACCACAGGAGTAGTGTCTGTCGATATCGCACGCTATGCAAATTGTTTCAGTTTAAACTAAACTTACTGTGTCAGAAATACCTTACTCTTAGTTTTATTATTtccatttattgaaatatttatcctcTCAAACAACTACTCCTTGCATCAAACAAGTTATCGCCAGTGCATTCGCCATTACATaagcagccacctgttgactcggcgcatggtcaatgtttgtttaacaatttccagTGTCAGAAGCATGCACCTGACTTGTGTCTGACTTCACAGGGTGTTCTATAAGcaattattatgattttatttaacttgATAAATTTGTGTCCAGTTATCATGGTTATGAAGTTAAACGTTATCACTTTACACAGACActgcaaaaaatacattgatcatttgtatgacttaataataacaatatacaACATACATACGTTTCTTCACActgtttatttaacaacaatcaaagagtttgactataattaatcaattaaaacaattctttcagatcactgcaaacattattgcTTTTAAGCACTAAGCTTGTTTGCCATTTGTCTCTACATACTTGATGATCTTCAACTTCTTCACCGCGTATAAGAAATTCGTTTTTTATGAAGTGTCAAATGATATATGATCCTGCCCATTTAAATCATACTTTCCTTGTACACTTTTCATCAATTATAACGatgatgaaataattaattGCCCTTGGATTTCATTAAGATAAAAACGGCTTATGGTTTTTTTTGTCAGACTTTGACTCTAATATCATTGGGCCAAGTTCTAATCATGAAATTAAAGTAAACGCGCTTgggttataaaattatcattaaacacAGATAGTTATTTAGGAAAATGGCGGCCGTTGATTTTCTTTGCCTGAGCTATAATATTCTGATCACAAAATTACAGAAATTATgcttatattataaaattgttatgaAACATCAATAGTTTTGGGGGAAATCACGGCCGTTGTTTTCGACATTTTTAGGACCTGCTGCGAGTGCAATTTATACACGATACTTTAGGGTAAAtgcattgaataaattttatgatCCTTACCATCCTGTTCATCAACTCttctttttttggaaatattttcttcaatatCTAACACAGCATTTGCCATGGAATGAATTCCGAGATGTGAGGAGAAGACAATATCAATAAATCCATGCCAAACTTGTTCATGACCTAAAAGTGAttgcaattattattattacagtTTTGCAtgtaaatgattattttgttttgtatagcAAAAGGCCCAAGGACCTTAACAGTCACCTgtgtataacacaatactgTACAGGAACCATGGAAaggtaaataaatttattaatcaaCCACTAATTTCCCTTTTTTGATGCTGTTAATTTTGAAGAGTGtgatccaattttttttcagatcacAACACTGTGGTTTTCTGAATTCATGTCACTGCTATGTGAAACTGATAATGTTGTACACAGTATGCATGACATTTTTCCTTGTGTatcaaaatttcctttaaagCTGCATTAGCTGCTAAATTCATGTTCATTGATATCATTTCCAACTCCTTATATTTAATCATCCTCGGTTATAAACGTGTATCAGAACAATACAGGTTCAAAATGAAATCTGTGAAGATCTCTAGACTTGCTGAAATTCCACGCCGCTATGTCCAGTTTTGTGTTGGACGCTATTATAACTGATTAATTTCCGAATGATCTCTGATGATAACCAATATGTATTCTGTGACCTATGACCTCAGCAGCCAGCATGGATTCCGAGGTAAGCGCTTAGAAGTCAAAGTCAATTTATTCTATTTATGACTGAAAATCACATCTACAAGAGTGTTACAGAGTACCAACTTGTTTCAAGCgaaaaaaatactaataaacGATTTTTAAGGTGATGAAGCCCCccacgggttttcttttgttttttatcaaataaaaaaattattaattctcCTTTACCAAAACCTGatcaaatgttatataaaactATTTTGATTCATTTAAGAGTAGAAGTATATCTCGATATAGTTTTTTcctattcagaatgaacaaaagaatggcctcagttctgtgagcaaagctctgtatcttgcttataaatcgaaacttgacacagctgaatatggttagtaaagagaaaattgtaaacaattaaaacagaggaaacatgcactaaaacaaagaaagggcacaatttattttttcataataaatacataatacctatatatttctagcagcaaaaacaatcaccgtttagactgaaaatgcagagcatcttaacaaaacacgtttcattataatcaaccataacgattaccgaattaccaatagaatgtatagtatttatgtctgatttaccaaagtctatatttgattcaatacgtaaaaattctaaaatacaggcgatatttcccctcaagttaaaaagcataaacgaaattcaaaacaacgtaaaaccAGGGTCACGAGtgaaatgtcaacgcattgaaagatTTAACCTCAATTCACTTCACGAAATCGAcacaaatatatttagcatgtttcaagtatcccttcgcacgtaaactgttgcacaacaagcaaattcatctttgtcagtttgacatgcgtcaacattcaaacatggctgCTTTACAAAGAACTTTTgttttcgatatggaataccgaacctgaagttataaactgattgacagcAATTAtctcttaatttttattttcataaattactcaaatttgaaacagaattcgccaataatttttgcaatttatattttcctttacaTAAGGATTATTGatgcaaaattacgttgaatttgactcagtagttcttgagaagattttttaaaatgcatccccctttttctacagctTCTCCAGGAAGATGATGCTGAAGAGGATAATGATGATGTAGATGATGACCAAAGCATCAGAAATGCAGCTCATGATCCCCAAcatcaacaagaggcccatgggccacatcgcttaccTGAGGAAAATAGGTATGataactatctggacaatgtacaataatacatgtagatcctgtataaataa
This genomic interval carries:
- the LOC117682717 gene encoding uncharacterized protein isoform X2, producing the protein MDEEQNVIRKASPRLQLLQEDDAEEDNDDVDDDQSIRNAAHDPQHQQEAHGPHRLPEENSANNYRMTLNSSVLKIGAFHVSDSDVLKSHHFMELHPLYKGTYLMPGWQEDGKL